Proteins encoded within one genomic window of Granulicella pectinivorans:
- a CDS encoding heparinase II/III family protein — translation MHAPTRRTFLAGTAAVLASSSSLLNAQQNADPAAPRGRDRNLLTKAFPADMVKSALIPIESYRPFPTIKDRAGWKGLRAETKAGLISDGEAFLGFHWPEMPATVFLEYARMGNRTDYEGIRGKRNGALKALLFAECVEAKGRFRDDIVNGIWALCEQSFWGVPAHLYIQKADLGLPDPRDPIVDLFAAETAALLATAVYLLGDTLDQVNPLVRERVIFEAERRILEPCLAQNFMWMGLPGGKPRHDLPWLEDPQHGEVQPVNNWDAWICWNWLTVTLFLDHDPERRAKGVAKMMVCLDKFINTYPDDGGCEEGPGYWNVAAGAMMDGLELLRSATHGTVDIYSHPLLLEMALYMPRTQIAGDFYINQGDASSIIHLDADKMYRFGKRLKSKELMSLAVSAIPPNYGPVTVPALFAEVELRSQGMGKAPYYRDVWLRDTHIFAARQQEGSTDGLYLACIASDNGKSHSHNDTGSVWVYSNGLPILMDLGGETYQKKSFDKHRYEIESTQSGFHNLPSVSGLDEGVGIPFEATDHSYKATEAYAELGMELKKAYPAAAKIKSWRRTVKLTRGAVQSVEMVDAFYLESPEEVILNLMTTCTVTEVSKGVLELKDPVFGHTVNPAPGTTTPPIRIAFDAALLTFAVDVFTSENRELNENWHGKANRIRLKTKGPVSSGKLKVTLTRV, via the coding sequence ATGCACGCCCCTACTCGCCGCACGTTTCTGGCCGGCACCGCCGCCGTCCTCGCTTCTTCATCTTCTCTCCTGAACGCCCAGCAGAACGCCGACCCTGCGGCTCCGCGTGGACGCGACCGAAACCTGCTGACGAAGGCCTTTCCGGCAGACATGGTGAAGTCTGCGCTGATTCCGATCGAGAGCTACCGGCCTTTTCCGACGATCAAGGACCGGGCGGGATGGAAGGGGCTGCGCGCGGAGACGAAGGCCGGGCTGATCTCGGATGGCGAGGCGTTCCTTGGATTTCACTGGCCGGAGATGCCGGCGACCGTCTTCCTTGAGTACGCGCGGATGGGGAATCGCACGGACTATGAGGGGATTCGCGGGAAGCGGAATGGAGCGCTGAAGGCTCTGCTGTTTGCGGAGTGCGTGGAGGCCAAGGGCAGGTTTCGCGACGACATTGTGAATGGGATCTGGGCGCTGTGCGAGCAGAGCTTCTGGGGTGTGCCGGCTCACCTCTACATCCAGAAGGCAGACCTTGGGCTGCCCGATCCGCGCGACCCGATCGTGGACCTTTTTGCGGCGGAGACGGCGGCTCTGCTGGCGACGGCGGTGTATCTGCTGGGGGATACGCTTGACCAGGTGAATCCGCTGGTGCGGGAGAGGGTGATCTTTGAGGCGGAGAGGCGGATTCTGGAGCCGTGTCTCGCGCAGAATTTTATGTGGATGGGGCTGCCGGGTGGAAAGCCCCGGCACGATCTGCCGTGGCTTGAGGATCCGCAGCATGGCGAGGTGCAGCCGGTGAACAACTGGGATGCGTGGATTTGCTGGAACTGGCTGACGGTAACGCTGTTCCTCGATCACGATCCGGAGCGGCGGGCGAAGGGCGTCGCGAAGATGATGGTGTGCCTGGACAAGTTCATCAACACGTATCCGGATGATGGCGGCTGTGAAGAGGGTCCGGGGTATTGGAATGTCGCGGCGGGCGCGATGATGGATGGGCTGGAGCTGCTGCGATCGGCGACGCATGGGACGGTCGATATTTATTCGCATCCGCTGCTCCTGGAGATGGCACTGTATATGCCGCGGACGCAGATTGCGGGTGATTTCTACATCAACCAGGGGGATGCGAGTTCCATCATTCATCTGGACGCGGACAAGATGTATCGGTTCGGCAAGCGGCTGAAGAGCAAGGAGCTGATGTCGCTGGCGGTGTCGGCGATTCCGCCCAACTACGGGCCGGTGACGGTGCCGGCGTTGTTCGCCGAGGTGGAGCTCAGGTCGCAGGGCATGGGTAAGGCTCCGTACTATCGCGATGTGTGGCTACGGGATACGCATATCTTTGCGGCGCGGCAGCAGGAGGGCTCGACCGATGGACTTTACCTGGCCTGCATTGCGAGCGATAACGGGAAGAGCCACAGCCATAACGACACGGGAAGCGTTTGGGTGTACTCGAATGGACTGCCGATCCTGATGGATCTGGGCGGCGAGACATACCAGAAGAAGAGCTTCGACAAGCACCGGTACGAGATCGAGTCGACACAGTCGGGTTTCCATAACCTGCCCAGCGTTAGCGGCTTGGATGAGGGTGTGGGGATTCCGTTTGAGGCGACGGACCATAGCTACAAGGCCACCGAGGCGTATGCGGAGTTGGGGATGGAGCTGAAGAAGGCGTATCCGGCGGCGGCGAAGATCAAGAGCTGGCGGCGGACGGTGAAGCTGACGCGCGGGGCGGTGCAATCGGTCGAGATGGTGGATGCGTTTTACCTGGAATCGCCGGAGGAGGTCATCCTGAACCTGATGACGACCTGTACGGTGACGGAGGTTTCGAAGGGGGTGTTGGAGTTGAAGGATCCGGTGTTTGGGCATACGGTGAACCCCGCGCCGGGGACGACGACTCCGCCGATCCGGATTGCGTTCGATGCGGCGCTGCTTACGTTTGCGGTCGATGTGTTTACTTCGGAGAACCGCGAGCTGAATGAGAACTGGCATGGGAAGGCCAACCGCATTCGGCTGAAGACGAAGGGGCCGGTTTCGAGTGGGAAGCTGAAGGTGACGCTAACGCGGGTTTAG
- a CDS encoding amidohydrolase family protein: MNRRQFLTTATAAVVTKPEPLIDAHVHVFTRNPRFPYAPNSHPPDIDASAEALLALMQANGVDRTVLIQVIHYRWDNAYLADVLRRYPKQFMGVCRVNPEDPAAPDQLSRLTEVQGFHGVRLSPAATPEGDWIKGPLMPKLWRRCEQLKVPMTLLIPASRLPDIHPLIEANPDLTVVIDHMADAPLSNDLNLLVLSRYPKVFTKLSHLGTISKQPYPYPDTQPRVQALLKAFGPERLMAATDWPVSLPSLTYAQAIALFRSHLDLTPEQRTQILTRAVRRVWPF; this comes from the coding sequence ATGAACCGCCGCCAATTCCTCACCACCGCCACCGCCGCCGTCGTCACAAAACCCGAGCCGCTCATCGACGCCCATGTCCACGTCTTCACCCGCAACCCGCGTTTCCCCTACGCCCCCAACTCCCACCCTCCGGACATCGACGCCTCCGCCGAAGCCCTCCTCGCCCTCATGCAGGCCAACGGAGTCGACCGCACCGTCCTCATCCAGGTCATCCACTACCGCTGGGACAACGCCTACCTCGCCGACGTTCTTCGCCGATATCCAAAGCAATTCATGGGCGTCTGCCGCGTCAACCCCGAAGACCCCGCCGCCCCCGACCAACTCTCCCGCCTCACCGAAGTTCAGGGCTTCCACGGAGTCCGTCTCAGCCCCGCCGCCACCCCCGAAGGCGACTGGATCAAAGGGCCGTTGATGCCGAAACTTTGGCGCCGCTGCGAGCAGTTGAAGGTCCCCATGACCCTCCTGATCCCAGCCTCCCGCCTCCCCGATATCCACCCCCTCATCGAAGCGAACCCAGACCTGACGGTAGTCATCGACCATATGGCCGACGCTCCTCTTAGCAATGATCTGAACCTCTTAGTCTTGAGCCGCTACCCCAAGGTCTTCACCAAGCTCTCCCACCTCGGGACGATCTCGAAACAGCCCTACCCCTACCCCGACACCCAACCCCGCGTCCAGGCCCTTCTCAAAGCCTTCGGTCCCGAGCGCCTCATGGCCGCCACCGACTGGCCCGTCTCGCTCCCGTCTCTCACCTACGCCCAGGCCATAGCCCTCTTTCGCTCACACCTCGACCTCACCCCGGAGCAGCGAACCCAGATCCTGACCCGCGCCGTCCGCCGCGTCTGGCCCTTCTAA
- the garD gene encoding galactarate dehydratase produces MSEPLYVKVHPADNVAILVNAGGLPAGTVFPSGLVLAEDVPEAHKVALVAIPAGAPVIRYGVLIGHAEQDIPQGGWVHEGILSMPEAPALDHLPVHTTATPHPAPLEGFTFEGYVNDDGTVGTRNILAISTTVQCVAATVDYAIKKIKAELLPRYPHVDDVIAITHPYGCGVAINAPGAEIPIRTLHNLALNPNLGGAPMLVSLGCEKLQPAQMLPSSTLPILQTGPYVVRLQDEEHKSFGDMVQAIMDIAETRLEQLDKRRRVTRPASDLVVGLQCGGSDAFSGVTANPAVGYAADLLVRAGATVMFSEVTEVRDAIHLLTARAATEQVGKDLIREMAWYDAYLAHGGADRSANPSPGNKRGGLANIVEKAMGSIAKSGTSPIAGVYGPGERVATKGLLFAATPASDFVCGTLQLAAGMNMHVFTTGRGTPYGLAMAPVIKVSTRTALARRWHDLIDIDAGTIASGEATIEEVGQQIFDMILKTASGQHQTYADHWGLHNEFALFNPAPIT; encoded by the coding sequence ATGAGCGAACCCCTCTACGTCAAGGTCCATCCCGCGGATAACGTAGCCATCCTCGTCAACGCCGGCGGCCTCCCCGCCGGCACCGTCTTCCCGTCCGGCCTGGTCCTCGCGGAAGACGTCCCCGAGGCCCATAAGGTCGCGCTGGTGGCTATCCCCGCGGGAGCACCCGTCATCCGCTACGGTGTCCTCATCGGTCACGCGGAGCAGGACATCCCGCAGGGCGGCTGGGTTCACGAGGGCATCCTCTCTATGCCCGAAGCCCCCGCCCTCGACCACCTGCCCGTCCACACTACGGCCACCCCCCATCCGGCTCCGCTCGAAGGCTTTACCTTCGAGGGCTACGTCAACGACGACGGCACCGTCGGCACCCGCAACATCCTCGCCATCTCCACCACCGTCCAGTGCGTCGCCGCGACAGTCGACTACGCCATCAAGAAGATCAAGGCCGAGCTCCTGCCCAGGTACCCTCATGTCGACGACGTCATCGCCATCACCCACCCCTACGGCTGCGGCGTAGCCATCAACGCTCCCGGCGCCGAGATCCCCATCCGCACCCTGCACAACCTCGCACTCAACCCCAACCTCGGCGGAGCCCCCATGCTGGTTTCGCTCGGGTGCGAAAAACTCCAGCCTGCGCAGATGCTCCCATCGAGTACCCTGCCGATCCTGCAAACCGGCCCATACGTCGTCCGCCTCCAGGACGAAGAGCACAAGAGCTTCGGCGACATGGTCCAGGCCATCATGGATATCGCGGAAACCCGCCTCGAACAACTCGACAAGCGCCGCCGCGTCACCCGCCCCGCCTCCGACCTCGTCGTAGGCCTCCAGTGCGGGGGCAGCGACGCCTTTTCGGGAGTCACAGCGAACCCCGCCGTAGGCTACGCCGCCGACCTCCTCGTCCGCGCCGGTGCCACGGTCATGTTCTCCGAGGTCACCGAAGTCCGCGACGCCATCCATCTCCTCACGGCAAGAGCAGCCACAGAGCAAGTCGGCAAAGACCTCATCCGCGAGATGGCCTGGTACGACGCCTACCTCGCCCATGGAGGAGCCGACCGCAGCGCCAATCCCTCCCCCGGCAACAAGCGCGGTGGCCTCGCCAACATCGTCGAGAAGGCCATGGGCTCCATCGCCAAGTCCGGCACCTCGCCCATCGCCGGTGTCTACGGCCCCGGCGAGCGTGTCGCCACCAAGGGCCTCCTCTTCGCCGCCACCCCCGCCAGCGACTTCGTCTGTGGCACCCTCCAGCTAGCCGCCGGGATGAACATGCACGTCTTCACCACCGGTCGCGGAACCCCCTACGGCCTCGCCATGGCTCCGGTCATCAAGGTTTCCACGCGCACCGCCTTAGCCAGGCGCTGGCACGACCTGATCGACATCGACGCCGGCACCATCGCCTCCGGCGAAGCCACCATCGAAGAAGTAGGCCAGCAGATCTTCGACATGATCCTGAAGACCGCCAGCGGCCAGCACCAAACCTACGCCGACCACTGGGGCCTCCACAACGAGTTCGCTCTCTTCAACCCAGCTCCCATCACCTAA
- a CDS encoding cupin domain-containing protein — translation MIEDANAIIRNADPVSQTPEPGMIRQVMAHNEKIMLVRHFFEADWVGARHSHPHDQLVYVVKGALRLDVGGHIFDVHAGDSFVVDGGVEHQASALAASEVLDVFTPIREDYRPQ, via the coding sequence TTGATCGAGGATGCAAACGCCATTATCCGCAACGCCGACCCGGTGAGCCAGACACCCGAACCCGGCATGATCCGTCAGGTGATGGCCCACAACGAAAAGATCATGCTCGTCCGGCACTTCTTCGAGGCCGACTGGGTAGGTGCCCGCCACAGCCATCCCCACGATCAGCTCGTCTACGTCGTCAAGGGAGCCCTTCGCCTCGACGTCGGCGGTCATATCTTCGACGTCCACGCCGGGGACAGCTTCGTGGTCGACGGCGGCGTGGAGCACCAGGCCTCAGCTCTCGCGGCCAGCGAAGTCCTCGATGTCTTCACACCCATCCGGGAAGACTACCGCCCGCAGTAA